TTCTTATTAACCACCAACTTAAGTTGGTGGTTAATGAAACAGGAAAAAGTATTAACCGTTTTAACGGTTTCTAATTTTATTGAATTTGACCTTTTTAGAGTGGACTCAGGTTTGGAATGAGAAAAAAGGAGAAAATAAAAAATGTTGAACAAAATGAAATTCCGAATACTTTCAGGGAAAAAGTTAATATTTATTCTATTTATAGTAATTATGTTAAATCTATTTTCAGCAGAATTTATCGTCAAAGATTTCAAAGAACAACCGAATGATATCGAATTACAGCGGAATCCGGTTAGAGATGTAAATAGAGAATATGCTGCCCTCATCAAGATTAGTACGGATCTTATCCCGTTTTCTTTTCAAACGAATATCGGAGTCGTGCAAACGGAAAAGAAAGTCGGAGAGTTTTGGGCTTATGTTCCTTCGGGAACTACATATCTTATTTTTACAAAGCAGGGATTCAATAAATTGCGTTTTGCCGTTCCTGTCACGGTCAAATCAAATACAGTTTACACGATGACACTCGGATCAAAAGGTTACGGAATGGGTATAGCGGATGAAGATCTTGTACAAATAACTTTTAATTTGAATGAGAGCGATGTTTATATTTCCAAAGATAATTCCGCACCGATCCAAAAGAAAGAAAAACTCATCGTTTATAAAGTACCGAAAGGAGAACATAAGTTTAAATTTTTTAAACAGGATTTTAATGAAATTATAAAAACATGGGATTTTCAAAAAGATGAGTCGATCCAAATTACTTTAGAAAGAGGACAGACAACAACGAGAATGAAACTTCCCGGATTTATCGATATTTCATCAGAACCTGCCGGAGCAGAGATCTTTATAGATGATCAAAAAATGGGAGTAACTCCAATCTATATCGAATTGACTGCTGGAGAACATAAACTTACTTTACGAAAAAGTTTTTACTATACTTATAATGGAACATTTGAACTTGCTGAAAGAGAAACAAAAACACTTCCCAAAATAGATATGAAACCAAAGTTCGGATATTATGAAGTTACTTCTAATCCATCCGGAGCGAATTTTTATCTTGATAATAAACTTTTGGGAAAAACTCCCGTCAACCGAAAAAAGATCGAAAGCGGAACTCATCTCTTGAAAATCGAATATGAACTTTATCATCCTGAAGAAAAAGATTTCGTTATCAATGACGGTGATGATGAGAAATTTGAATTTGATTTGAAACCTGCTTTTGGAGAACTTATTCTAAACTCCCAACCTGAAAGCGGGGCAGATGTTTATATAGATGAAAATTTGATGGGAACAACGCCTTTTTCCAATAAAAAGATGCCTTCCGGTAATTATTTGATCAGGATCGAGAAAGAACTCTGGATGGGTGCGGAAGAAAGTATTACGATTTATGACGGAC
The sequence above is a segment of the Candidatus Cloacimonadota bacterium genome. Coding sequences within it:
- a CDS encoding PEGA domain-containing protein, with amino-acid sequence MLNKMKFRILSGKKLIFILFIVIMLNLFSAEFIVKDFKEQPNDIELQRNPVRDVNREYAALIKISTDLIPFSFQTNIGVVQTEKKVGEFWAYVPSGTTYLIFTKQGFNKLRFAVPVTVKSNTVYTMTLGSKGYGMGIADEDLVQITFNLNESDVYISKDNSAPIQKKEKLIVYKVPKGEHKFKFFKQDFNEIIKTWDFQKDESIQITLERGQTTTRMKLPGFIDISSEPAGAEIFIDDQKMGVTPIYIELTAGEHKLTLRKSFYYTYNGTFELAERETKTLPKIDMKPKFGYYEVTSNPSGANFYLDNKLLGKTPVNRKKIESGTHLLKIEYELYHPEEKDFVINDGDDEKFEFDLKPAFGELILNSQPESGADVYIDENLMGTTPFSNKKMPSGNYLIRIEKELWMGAEESITIYDGQKIEKTLLLTRNFAELKVIANNSRIFLDDEYVADNAFSKKLNKGKYRLKATRDKHNTAEREIFITPGNDLEIELKPTPKVGSLSITSNPYESKGAEIHLNDLKQKETTPAVIPLLIGNYNVTIKHPKFLEQTKPVVINENEQIKLDFDLVTYEGSMLS